From a single Micromonospora carbonacea genomic region:
- a CDS encoding GntT/GntP/DsdX family permease, translating to MVTLLAAPAEPLTDAGDAQLIVAALLGIAAVVVLIAWGKVHPFLALILGAGVLGVVAGVGAEAIVTSFSGGVGSTVGGVGLLIALGAMIGGLLAESGGADGIVTRIVDRVSGQALPWAMAGVAALIGLPLFFEVGVVLLVPIVLLVAKRTGMSLMKVGIPALAGLSVLHGLVPPHPGPLVAISSLDADLGLTLGLGLLIAVPTVIVAGPVFGNMISRYVPATIPEALLPTRAPAAVGGAEQGAAGPGAAGRRQADVDGELLTEDDLVNPGTGRPGAPVDDSGTETARRAPKFWPAVITVLLPVVLMLLRAIGELALAEDTPGRRVLDIVGTPMVALLAGVIVAMFTLGFQAGFSRKQVSSVLGGSLPPIAGILLIVAAGGGFKQVLVDAGVGNLVADAAKDASLSPLLLGWLVAVGIRVATGSATVATITAAGIVAPLAATMDRPGVALLALAIGCGSLFFSHVNDAGFWLVKEYFGLTVGQTIKSWSVLETIISVVGFAGVLLLDLLL from the coding sequence GTGGTCACACTCCTCGCCGCACCGGCGGAACCCCTCACCGACGCCGGTGACGCCCAACTGATCGTCGCGGCCCTGCTGGGCATCGCCGCGGTGGTGGTCCTGATCGCCTGGGGCAAGGTGCATCCGTTCCTGGCGCTGATCCTCGGCGCGGGCGTGCTCGGCGTCGTCGCCGGGGTGGGGGCCGAGGCGATCGTCACCTCGTTCAGCGGCGGCGTCGGCTCCACCGTCGGCGGGGTGGGGCTGCTGATCGCCCTGGGGGCGATGATCGGCGGCCTGCTCGCCGAGTCCGGCGGGGCGGACGGCATCGTCACCCGCATCGTCGACCGGGTCTCCGGCCAGGCCCTGCCGTGGGCGATGGCCGGGGTGGCCGCCCTGATCGGCCTGCCGCTGTTCTTCGAGGTCGGCGTGGTGCTGCTGGTGCCGATCGTGCTGCTGGTCGCGAAGCGCACCGGCATGTCGCTGATGAAGGTCGGCATCCCGGCGCTGGCCGGGCTGTCGGTGCTGCACGGCCTGGTGCCGCCGCATCCCGGGCCGCTGGTGGCGATCTCGTCGCTCGACGCCGACCTGGGCCTCACGCTGGGGCTGGGCCTGCTGATCGCCGTCCCGACGGTGATCGTCGCCGGGCCGGTCTTCGGCAACATGATCTCCCGGTACGTGCCGGCGACCATCCCCGAGGCGCTCCTGCCGACCCGCGCGCCGGCCGCCGTCGGCGGAGCGGAGCAGGGGGCGGCCGGGCCCGGGGCGGCCGGGCGGCGGCAGGCCGATGTGGACGGCGAGCTGCTCACCGAGGACGACCTGGTCAACCCGGGCACCGGCCGGCCCGGTGCGCCGGTGGACGACTCCGGCACCGAGACCGCCCGGCGGGCCCCGAAGTTCTGGCCGGCGGTGATCACGGTGCTGCTGCCGGTGGTGCTGATGCTGCTGCGCGCCATCGGCGAACTGGCCCTGGCCGAGGACACGCCGGGCCGCCGGGTCCTCGACATCGTCGGCACCCCGATGGTGGCGCTGCTGGCCGGGGTGATCGTGGCCATGTTCACCCTCGGCTTCCAGGCCGGATTCAGTCGTAAACAGGTCTCGTCGGTGCTCGGCGGATCGCTGCCGCCGATCGCGGGCATCCTGCTGATCGTCGCGGCCGGCGGCGGGTTCAAGCAGGTGCTGGTGGACGCCGGGGTGGGCAACCTGGTCGCCGACGCCGCGAAGGACGCCAGCCTGTCGCCGCTGCTGCTGGGCTGGCTGGTCGCCGTCGGCATCCGGGTCGCGACGGGCTCGGCGACGGTGGCCACGATCACCGCCGCGGGCATCGTCGCCCCGCTCGCCGCGACGATGGACCGGCCAGGGGTCGCCCTGCTGGCCCTGGCGATCGGCTGCGGGTCGCTGTTCTTCTCGCACGTGAACGACGCCGGCTTCTGGCTGGTGAAGGAGTACTTCGGGCTGACCGTCGGGCAGACCATCAAGAGCTGGTCGGTGCTGGAGACGATCATCTCGGTGGTCGGCTTCGCGGGCGTGCTGCTGCTCGACCTGCTGTTGTGA
- a CDS encoding putative bifunctional diguanylate cyclase/phosphodiesterase, protein MAAAILLVELTWLIAALPGAALASDLTAIAVAGWAAHACVRAARRHPASLRRFWLLLAVTMGLAALGRTVWTVQRLGDDALPHTMLIGVLFTLGIGTGTAALLCCAAAPRNAVGRARTVLDGVIVGLALIPIGWVVVFRDVADADLADPLRTFGLLYPMLDLMQLTVLVAVAGTTRPMWRPLAAIGASLGTRALADAAYVSLFAHGSYAPGHPIDVCWPLSYLLIGVAAHYPPPPAWDPSEEAAEQPLPPWWRVALPYLPVGGAIVAVVLARQPTGQTPHLVFVGMMALLGVLALRQGLAANENLRLVARLRRLAYTDQLTGLPNRLTFTRRLRRALRDGPPVAVLLLDLDGFKQVNDRFGHVTGDDLLTSIAGRMKAAVAGDGTVARLGGDEFAVLVDGDRQVRPEHLAERLLDALQPSPGEEEAGVHPSASIGIAEYGPQHASHTDLLRDADIAMYAAKAAGKSAYRTCTAALREAAVGRAELIADLRRAVDEEQLHLEYQPIVDLATGEVRSAEALVRWRHPRLGLLTPARFLPLAEETGLILPIDRWVIHEACRAAATWRDRNPDATVAVNIAAAHLRRPDLIATVTSATAGAGLAPRALTLELTESALIEGSDAVLDRLRQLRELGIRIAIDDFGTGYSSLSYLHRIPATELKIDRSFVARLGEDSRAYATVEMVTRLADAFDLTVVAEGVETDRQHEAVTAIGCVHGQGWRYGRPTGLAGLRAALTPAARN, encoded by the coding sequence GTGGCCGCGGCGATCCTGCTCGTCGAGCTGACCTGGCTGATCGCCGCCCTGCCCGGCGCGGCCCTGGCCAGCGACCTCACCGCGATCGCCGTGGCGGGCTGGGCCGCGCACGCCTGCGTCCGGGCCGCCCGCCGGCACCCGGCGTCGCTGCGCCGCTTCTGGCTGCTGCTCGCGGTCACCATGGGCCTCGCCGCCCTCGGCCGCACGGTGTGGACGGTGCAGCGGCTCGGCGACGACGCCCTGCCCCACACGATGCTCATCGGCGTGCTGTTCACCCTCGGCATCGGCACCGGCACCGCCGCGCTGCTCTGCTGCGCCGCCGCGCCCCGCAACGCCGTCGGCCGGGCCCGCACCGTGCTCGACGGCGTGATCGTCGGGCTCGCCCTCATCCCGATCGGCTGGGTGGTGGTGTTCCGGGACGTCGCCGACGCCGACCTGGCCGACCCGCTGCGCACCTTCGGGCTGCTCTATCCGATGCTCGACCTGATGCAGCTCACCGTCCTCGTCGCGGTGGCCGGCACGACCCGCCCGATGTGGCGGCCGCTCGCCGCGATCGGGGCGAGCCTGGGCACCCGGGCGCTCGCCGACGCCGCGTACGTCTCCCTGTTCGCCCACGGCAGCTACGCCCCCGGCCATCCGATCGACGTGTGCTGGCCGCTGAGCTACCTGCTGATCGGCGTCGCCGCCCACTACCCGCCGCCGCCGGCCTGGGACCCCTCCGAGGAGGCCGCCGAGCAGCCGCTGCCGCCGTGGTGGCGCGTCGCCCTGCCGTACCTGCCGGTGGGTGGCGCGATCGTGGCGGTGGTGCTGGCCCGCCAGCCCACCGGGCAGACCCCGCACCTGGTCTTCGTCGGCATGATGGCCCTGCTCGGGGTGCTCGCGCTGCGGCAGGGGCTGGCCGCCAACGAGAACCTGCGGCTCGTCGCCCGGCTGCGCCGGCTCGCCTACACCGACCAGCTCACCGGCCTGCCGAACCGGTTGACCTTCACCCGCCGGCTGCGCCGGGCGCTGCGCGACGGGCCCCCGGTCGCCGTCCTGCTGCTCGACCTCGACGGCTTCAAGCAGGTCAACGACCGGTTCGGGCACGTCACCGGCGACGACCTGCTGACCAGCATCGCCGGCCGGATGAAGGCGGCCGTGGCCGGCGACGGCACCGTCGCCCGGCTCGGCGGCGACGAGTTCGCCGTCCTCGTCGACGGCGACCGGCAGGTCCGCCCGGAGCACCTGGCCGAACGGCTGCTCGACGCCCTGCAACCCTCGCCCGGCGAGGAGGAGGCCGGCGTGCACCCCTCGGCCAGCATCGGCATCGCCGAGTACGGCCCGCAGCACGCCTCCCACACCGACCTGCTCCGCGACGCCGACATCGCCATGTACGCGGCCAAGGCGGCCGGAAAGTCCGCGTACCGCACGTGCACGGCCGCGCTGCGGGAGGCGGCGGTGGGCCGCGCCGAGCTGATCGCCGACCTGCGCCGCGCCGTCGACGAGGAACAGCTGCACCTGGAATACCAGCCGATCGTCGACCTGGCCACCGGCGAGGTGCGCAGCGCGGAGGCGCTGGTGCGCTGGCGGCACCCCCGGCTGGGGCTGCTCACCCCCGCCCGGTTCCTGCCGCTGGCCGAGGAGACCGGGCTGATCCTGCCGATCGACCGCTGGGTGATCCACGAGGCGTGCCGGGCCGCCGCCACCTGGCGGGACCGCAACCCGGACGCCACCGTCGCGGTCAACATCGCCGCCGCGCACCTGCGGCGGCCCGACCTCATCGCCACCGTCACCTCGGCCACCGCCGGCGCCGGCCTCGCCCCCCGCGCGCTCACCCTGGAGCTGACCGAGTCGGCCCTGATCGAGGGCAGCGACGCGGTGCTGGACCGGCTGCGCCAGCTCCGCGAGCTGGGCATCCGCATCGCCATCGACGACTTCGGCACCGGCTACTCGTCGCTGAGCTACCTGCACCGCATCCCCGCCACCGAGCTGAAGATCGACCGGTCGTTCGTGGCCCGGCTCGGCGAGGACTCCCGCGCGTACGCCACGGTGGAGATGGTGACCCGGCTCGCCGACGCGTTCGACCTGACCGTGGTGGCCGAAGGGGTGGAGACCGACCGGCAGCACGAGGCGGTCACCGCGATCGGCTGCGTGCACGGCCAGGGTTGGCGGTACGGCCGCCCCACCGGCCTCGCCGGCCTGCGGGCCGCCCTCACCCCGGCGGCCCGCAACTGA
- a CDS encoding MFS transporter: MSLPISLTGASVALPDIGRDLDAGLAGVQWVVNGYNATFASFMLATGALADLLGRRRVYATGLAVFAVAGLAGAFVDDIVLLNAARVLAGIGAAAAATSAAALLAGAFQGAGQARAFSLFGTAIGAGLAFGPSIAGLLIEAFGWRAVFVVPALVACAVLGLVPLLPESRQPHAGRVDWPGTVSFTAALLLLIFGFVQGPEFGWSAPVIVAAFGAAVALLVLFVRVERRRAAPMFDLALLANPRFVGVCLAAATIVAVLVPLLVYLPSYLTTVVGLSPGAAGGTLILLTAPTLALPLLSGALTRLVPAPAVIVCSVALVAVGAAWATVIAPGSGTASLAGPLLTIGVGIGLSIGLLDAIAIGSVEPGRAATGAGMINTARLASETIAIAVVGAVLASTTAGRLADPGFTSGLRTVLWAMAGAALAATVAVAVLVRRGAARAERARTA, translated from the coding sequence ATGTCGTTGCCGATCTCGCTGACCGGCGCGTCGGTCGCGTTGCCCGACATCGGCCGCGACCTCGACGCCGGGCTGGCCGGCGTGCAGTGGGTGGTGAACGGCTACAACGCCACCTTCGCCAGCTTCATGCTCGCCACCGGCGCGCTCGCCGACCTGCTCGGCCGCCGCCGCGTCTACGCCACCGGCCTGGCGGTCTTCGCCGTCGCCGGGCTGGCCGGCGCGTTCGTCGACGACATCGTGCTGCTCAACGCGGCCCGGGTGCTCGCCGGCATCGGCGCGGCCGCCGCCGCGACCAGCGCCGCCGCCCTGCTGGCCGGCGCGTTCCAGGGGGCGGGGCAGGCCCGCGCGTTCAGCCTGTTCGGCACGGCCATCGGCGCGGGCCTCGCGTTCGGCCCGTCGATCGCGGGGCTGCTGATCGAGGCGTTCGGCTGGCGGGCCGTGTTCGTCGTCCCCGCGCTTGTCGCCTGCGCGGTCCTCGGCCTCGTGCCGCTGCTGCCGGAGTCCCGCCAGCCGCACGCCGGGCGGGTCGACTGGCCCGGCACCGTGTCGTTCACGGCCGCGCTGCTGCTGCTCATCTTCGGCTTCGTGCAGGGCCCCGAGTTCGGCTGGTCCGCCCCGGTGATCGTGGCGGCCTTCGGCGCGGCGGTCGCCCTGCTGGTGCTCTTCGTGCGGGTGGAGCGCCGCCGCGCCGCGCCGATGTTCGACCTGGCCCTGCTGGCGAACCCCCGCTTCGTCGGCGTCTGCCTGGCGGCGGCCACGATCGTCGCGGTGCTGGTGCCGCTGCTGGTCTACCTGCCGTCCTACCTGACCACCGTCGTCGGGCTGAGCCCCGGGGCGGCCGGCGGCACGCTGATCCTGCTCACCGCGCCGACCCTGGCGCTGCCCCTGCTCAGCGGCGCGCTGACCCGGCTGGTGCCGGCCCCGGCGGTCATCGTGTGCTCCGTGGCGCTGGTCGCGGTCGGGGCGGCCTGGGCCACCGTCATCGCCCCGGGCAGCGGCACCGCGTCGCTGGCCGGGCCGCTGCTGACGATCGGCGTGGGCATCGGCCTGTCGATCGGGCTGCTGGACGCGATCGCGATCGGCAGCGTCGAGCCGGGGCGGGCGGCCACCGGCGCCGGAATGATCAACACCGCCCGGCTGGCCAGCGAGACGATCGCCATCGCGGTGGTCGGGGCGGTGCTGGCCAGCACCACCGCCGGCCGGCTCGCCGACCCGGGCTTCACCTCGGGGCTGCGTACGGTGCTCTGGGCGATGGCCGGGGCGGCGCTGGCCGCCACGGTCGCGGTGGCCGTGCTGGTCCGTCGCGGCGCGGCCCGCGCCGAACGCGCGCGGACCGCCTAA
- a CDS encoding zinc-ribbon domain-containing protein, giving the protein MFFIFGLRTKVDRSGVTQQVCRNCGNHAAQVISRRSTKFTLFFVPLIPIRTRHVQQCTFCGAQYDISAAEAARLPVG; this is encoded by the coding sequence ATGTTCTTCATATTCGGGCTCCGCACCAAGGTCGACCGGTCGGGCGTGACGCAGCAGGTGTGCCGAAACTGCGGCAACCACGCCGCCCAGGTGATCAGTCGCCGGTCGACGAAGTTCACCCTCTTCTTCGTCCCGCTGATCCCGATCCGCACCCGCCACGTCCAGCAGTGCACCTTCTGCGGCGCCCAGTACGACATCTCCGCCGCCGAGGCCGCGCGCCTCCCGGTCGGCTGA
- a CDS encoding class I SAM-dependent methyltransferase, with translation MSLIDREQGAADVPSVPPAGGRRATPTVADVVRAVTAGALPVRITGYDGSAVGPADADITLAVRSERGLSYLLTAPGDLGMARAYVSGDLELGGVHPGDPYEALRVLKDELKLRAPSLAEGLALVRGLGWERLLPPPPPPQEAAPRWKRVVNGLRHSRVRDSTAISHHYDVSNAFYELVLGPSMTYTCAVYRSPDDTLEQAQAAKYDLVAGKLGLKPGMRLLDVGCGWGGMVRHAAREYGVKALGVTLSRAQAQWAQAAIEREGLSELAEVRHLDYRDAPREQFDVISSIGLTEHIGVRNYPAYFRALGGRLRPGGRLLNHCITRADNRAPHRSGAFIDRYVFPDGELAGPGRLISEIHDAGLEVHHEENLRQHYALTLAGWCRNLVEHWDECVAEVGQGTARVWGLYMAGSRLAFERNEIQLHQVLATRNGPRGVNGYPLRPDWSA, from the coding sequence ATGAGCCTGATTGACCGAGAACAGGGGGCGGCCGACGTCCCGTCCGTCCCGCCGGCCGGGGGCCGGCGCGCGACCCCGACCGTGGCCGACGTGGTCCGTGCCGTCACGGCCGGGGCCCTGCCGGTCCGGATCACGGGGTACGACGGCAGCGCCGTCGGCCCGGCCGACGCCGACATCACCCTGGCCGTCCGCTCCGAGCGGGGCCTGTCCTACCTGCTGACCGCCCCGGGCGACCTGGGCATGGCGCGGGCCTACGTCAGCGGCGACCTGGAGCTGGGCGGCGTGCACCCCGGCGACCCGTACGAGGCGCTGCGGGTGCTCAAGGACGAGCTGAAGTTGCGCGCGCCGTCGCTGGCCGAGGGGCTGGCCCTGGTGCGCGGGCTGGGCTGGGAGCGGCTGCTGCCCCCGCCGCCCCCGCCGCAGGAGGCCGCGCCGCGCTGGAAGCGGGTGGTCAACGGGCTGCGGCACTCCCGCGTCCGGGACAGCACCGCCATCTCCCACCACTACGACGTGTCGAACGCCTTCTACGAGCTGGTGCTCGGGCCCTCGATGACGTACACGTGCGCGGTGTACCGCAGCCCCGACGACACGCTGGAGCAGGCCCAGGCGGCGAAGTACGACCTGGTCGCCGGCAAGCTCGGGCTGAAGCCGGGGATGCGGCTGCTCGACGTCGGCTGCGGCTGGGGCGGCATGGTCCGGCACGCGGCCCGGGAATACGGCGTGAAGGCGCTGGGCGTGACCCTGTCCCGGGCGCAGGCGCAGTGGGCGCAGGCGGCCATCGAGCGGGAGGGGCTGTCGGAGCTGGCCGAGGTGCGGCACCTGGACTACCGGGACGCCCCGCGCGAGCAGTTCGACGTGATCTCCTCGATCGGCCTGACCGAGCACATCGGGGTGCGCAACTACCCGGCCTACTTCCGGGCGCTCGGCGGCCGGCTGCGCCCCGGCGGGCGGCTGCTCAACCACTGCATCACCCGGGCCGACAACCGGGCCCCGCACCGCTCCGGCGCGTTCATCGACAGGTACGTCTTCCCCGACGGGGAGCTGGCCGGTCCGGGCCGGCTGATCAGCGAGATCCACGACGCGGGGCTGGAGGTGCACCACGAGGAGAACCTGCGCCAGCACTACGCGCTGACCCTCGCCGGCTGGTGCCGCAACCTGGTCGAGCACTGGGACGAGTGCGTGGCCGAGGTCGGCCAGGGCACCGCCCGGGTGTGGGGGCTCTACATGGCGGGGTCGCGGCTGGCGTTCGAGCGCAACGAGATCCAGCTCCACCAGGTGCTGGCCACCCGCAACGGCCCGCGCGGGGTCAACGGCTACCCGCTGCGGCCGGACTGGTCGGCCTGA
- a CDS encoding FAD-binding oxidoreductase has translation MRAGRVDHGVDHDGAVDLLRRSYAAVPAGETVRLAKRTSNLFRPRSAPSAPGLDVSGLGGVIDVDPVTRTAEVQGMCTYERLVAATLPHGLMPLVVPQLRTITLGGAVTGLGIESTSFRHGLPHESVLELDVLTGAGEIVTARPDGEHADLFAAFPNSLGSLGYATRLRIELAPVRTYVALRNVRFTDLDALTAAIGEVTATGSWAGEPVDAMDGVMFSPGEAYLVLATFTDDAPQVSDYTGQGIYYRSLPRRTRDWLTTHDYLWRWDTDWFWCSAAFGAQHPVVRRLWPARLRRSDVYHRLVRLEHRHQVAARIDRLRGQPARERVVQDVEIPLEGTAGFLRWFAREVRMSPVWLCPLRLREPAGPGSARAWPLYPLRPGQNYVNIGFWGTVPITGGAADGDVNRLVERAVSDAGGHKSLYSDAYYDREAFDRLYGGDTWRAVKDRYDPDHRLTGLYEKAVARK, from the coding sequence ATGCGCGCGGGTCGTGTGGATCATGGTGTTGACCACGACGGAGCGGTGGACCTGCTGCGGCGGTCCTACGCCGCGGTGCCTGCCGGCGAGACCGTCCGACTGGCCAAACGCACCTCCAACCTGTTCCGCCCGAGATCCGCCCCGAGCGCCCCCGGCCTGGACGTCAGCGGCCTCGGCGGGGTGATCGACGTCGACCCGGTCACCCGCACCGCCGAGGTGCAGGGCATGTGCACCTACGAGCGGCTGGTCGCCGCGACCCTGCCGCACGGGCTGATGCCGCTGGTGGTGCCGCAGCTGCGCACCATCACCCTGGGCGGCGCGGTCACCGGGCTCGGCATCGAGTCCACCTCGTTCCGCCACGGCCTGCCGCACGAGTCCGTCTTGGAGCTGGACGTCCTCACCGGCGCGGGCGAGATCGTCACCGCCCGGCCCGACGGGGAGCACGCCGACCTCTTCGCGGCCTTCCCCAACTCGCTGGGCAGCCTCGGCTACGCCACCCGGCTGCGCATCGAGCTCGCCCCGGTCCGCACGTACGTGGCCCTGCGCAACGTCCGCTTCACCGACCTCGACGCGCTGACCGCGGCGATCGGCGAGGTGACCGCCACCGGCTCCTGGGCCGGCGAGCCGGTCGACGCGATGGACGGGGTGATGTTCAGCCCCGGCGAGGCGTACCTCGTGCTGGCGACCTTCACCGACGACGCGCCGCAGGTGAGCGACTACACCGGCCAGGGCATCTACTATCGTTCGCTGCCCCGGCGCACCCGCGACTGGCTGACCACCCACGACTACCTGTGGCGCTGGGACACCGACTGGTTCTGGTGCTCGGCGGCGTTCGGCGCGCAGCACCCGGTCGTGCGGAGGCTCTGGCCGGCACGGTTGCGGCGCAGCGACGTCTACCACCGGCTCGTCCGGCTGGAACACCGGCACCAGGTGGCGGCCCGCATCGACCGGCTGCGCGGCCAGCCGGCCCGCGAGCGGGTGGTGCAGGACGTGGAGATCCCCCTGGAGGGCACCGCCGGCTTCCTGCGCTGGTTCGCCCGCGAGGTGCGGATGTCCCCGGTCTGGCTCTGCCCGCTGCGGCTGCGCGAGCCCGCCGGCCCCGGCTCCGCGCGGGCCTGGCCGCTATATCCGCTGCGGCCCGGCCAGAACTACGTCAACATCGGCTTCTGGGGGACCGTGCCGATCACCGGGGGCGCCGCCGACGGCGACGTCAACCGGCTGGTCGAGCGCGCGGTGTCCGACGCGGGCGGCCACAAGTCGCTCTACTCGGACGCGTACTACGACCGCGAGGCGTTCGACCGGCTCTACGGCGGGGACACCTGGCGCGCGGTGAAGGACCGTTACGACCCGGACCACCGGCTCACCGGACTTTACGAGAAGGCGGTAGCGCGAAAATGA
- a CDS encoding DUF427 domain-containing protein, translating into MPKAVWNDLVIADSDDTVVVEGNHYFPRAALRDDVLRDSGTHTFCPWKGTASYYSLEHDGQTSADAVWYYPDPLPAAEMVRDRVAFWKDVSVVD; encoded by the coding sequence ATGCCGAAAGCCGTCTGGAACGACCTGGTGATCGCCGACAGCGACGACACGGTGGTGGTCGAGGGCAACCACTACTTCCCGCGCGCCGCCCTGCGCGACGACGTGCTCCGCGACTCGGGGACGCACACGTTCTGCCCGTGGAAGGGCACCGCCTCCTACTACTCCCTGGAGCACGACGGGCAGACCAGCGCCGACGCCGTCTGGTACTACCCGGATCCGCTGCCGGCCGCCGAGATGGTCCGCGACCGGGTGGCCTTCTGGAAGGACGTCTCGGTCGTCGACTGA
- a CDS encoding MFS transporter has translation MTRIRRLHPAWAVAAVAFVALVGAAGFRATPSVLLHPLHAEFGWPLATVSAAVSVNLLLYGLTAPFAAALMDRFGIRRVVTAALVLVALGSGLTVFMTASWQLVLCWGVLVGLGTGSMALAFVATVTGRWFVARRGLVTGVLTAGGAAGQLVFLPLVAVLVRDHGWRAAALVVAGAALAVVPLVGWLLREHPADLGVPAYGATEVVAPAPPAGGAGARAVSVLAAAARTRPFWLLAGGFAICGATTNGLVGTHFVPAAHDHGMAETTAAGLLALVGLFDIVGTIASGWLTDRFDARLLLGAYYALRGASLLVLPSLFAGTAEPSMLVFVVFYGLDWVATVPPTVALCREWFGASGAVVFGWVFAAHQFGAALAATGAGLVRDRLGDYAVAWYVAGALSIGAAGLSLLLGRRGAAQSTTETSFQKATRSRTISAAGSGSG, from the coding sequence GTGACCCGCATCCGTCGTCTCCACCCTGCCTGGGCCGTGGCGGCCGTCGCCTTCGTCGCGCTGGTCGGCGCGGCCGGCTTCCGCGCCACCCCGTCGGTGCTGCTGCACCCGCTGCACGCCGAGTTCGGCTGGCCGCTGGCCACCGTCTCCGCCGCCGTCTCGGTCAACCTGCTGCTCTACGGGCTCACCGCACCCTTCGCCGCCGCCCTGATGGACCGTTTCGGCATCCGTCGGGTGGTGACCGCCGCCCTGGTGCTGGTCGCCCTCGGCAGCGGGCTGACGGTCTTCATGACGGCGAGCTGGCAGCTCGTCCTCTGCTGGGGCGTGCTGGTCGGGCTGGGCACCGGGTCGATGGCGCTGGCCTTCGTGGCGACCGTCACCGGGCGCTGGTTCGTGGCGCGGCGGGGCCTGGTGACCGGGGTGCTGACCGCCGGCGGGGCCGCCGGCCAGCTCGTCTTCCTCCCGCTGGTCGCGGTGCTCGTGCGCGACCACGGCTGGCGCGCGGCGGCGCTCGTCGTGGCCGGGGCCGCGCTGGCGGTCGTACCCCTGGTGGGATGGCTGCTGCGGGAGCACCCGGCGGATCTCGGCGTGCCCGCCTACGGCGCGACGGAGGTGGTCGCGCCCGCGCCGCCGGCCGGCGGGGCCGGGGCGCGGGCCGTGTCCGTGCTGGCCGCCGCCGCGCGGACCCGGCCGTTCTGGCTGCTGGCCGGCGGCTTCGCGATCTGCGGCGCGACCACCAACGGGCTGGTCGGCACCCACTTCGTGCCGGCGGCGCACGACCACGGCATGGCCGAGACCACCGCCGCCGGGCTGCTCGCCCTGGTCGGGCTCTTCGACATCGTCGGCACGATCGCCTCCGGCTGGCTCACCGACCGGTTCGACGCGCGGCTGCTCCTCGGGGCGTACTACGCGCTGCGCGGCGCGTCGCTGCTGGTGCTGCCGAGCCTCTTCGCGGGCACCGCCGAACCGAGCATGCTGGTCTTCGTCGTGTTCTACGGCCTGGACTGGGTGGCCACCGTGCCGCCGACCGTGGCCCTGTGCCGGGAGTGGTTCGGCGCGTCCGGCGCGGTGGTCTTCGGCTGGGTCTTCGCCGCCCACCAGTTCGGCGCGGCGCTCGCCGCGACCGGGGCGGGGCTGGTCCGCGACCGGCTCGGCGACTACGCCGTCGCCTGGTACGTCGCGGGCGCGCTGTCGATCGGCGCGGCCGGGCTCTCCCTGCTGCTGGGTCGGCGTGGGGCGGCTCAGTCGACGACCGAGACGTCCTTCCAGAAGGCCACCCGGTCGCGGACCATCTCGGCGGCCGGCAGCGGATCCGGGTAG
- a CDS encoding GlxA family transcriptional regulator, with amino-acid sequence MTFVPHRVAVLAVDRVVGLDLGTPAQVLGAARTPDGGPLYAVDTCTAGGRPVRSTAGFQVLPDHGLELVAAADTVVVPGVHGGGPMTEGTVEPAVAAALRDAHARGARVMSICTGAFVLAAAGLLHGRRATTHWAYAGLFRRLHPAIELDPEVLFIDSGDVLTSAGVAAGIDLCLHVVRTDHGSDVANRAARRCVVPPWRDGGQAQYIERPVPRDPAHGTAATREWARQRLHEPVALRDLAGHARMSVRTFTRHFRSETGLSPAQWLLQQRTDHARLLLETTDLSVEQVARRSGFGTATALRQRLHGRVGVSPSAYRRAFRARA; translated from the coding sequence ATGACGTTCGTCCCGCACCGGGTCGCGGTGCTCGCCGTGGACCGGGTGGTCGGCCTCGACCTCGGCACCCCCGCCCAGGTCCTCGGCGCGGCCCGCACCCCCGACGGCGGCCCCCTCTACGCGGTGGACACCTGCACGGCCGGTGGTCGCCCGGTCCGCAGCACCGCCGGCTTCCAGGTGCTGCCCGACCACGGGTTGGAGCTGGTCGCCGCCGCCGACACGGTGGTCGTGCCCGGGGTGCACGGCGGCGGGCCGATGACCGAGGGCACGGTGGAGCCGGCCGTCGCGGCGGCGCTGCGCGACGCCCACGCCCGGGGCGCCCGCGTCATGTCGATCTGCACGGGCGCGTTCGTGCTCGCCGCCGCCGGCCTGCTCCACGGCCGGCGGGCCACCACCCACTGGGCGTACGCGGGCCTGTTCCGCCGGCTGCACCCCGCGATCGAACTGGACCCGGAGGTGCTCTTCATCGACTCCGGAGACGTGCTCACCTCCGCCGGGGTAGCCGCCGGGATCGACCTCTGCCTGCACGTCGTACGCACCGACCACGGCAGCGACGTGGCGAACCGGGCGGCCCGGCGCTGCGTGGTGCCGCCGTGGCGCGACGGCGGGCAGGCCCAGTACATCGAGCGCCCGGTGCCCCGGGACCCGGCCCACGGCACCGCCGCCACCCGAGAGTGGGCCCGGCAGCGGCTGCACGAGCCGGTGGCCCTGCGCGACCTGGCCGGGCACGCCCGGATGAGCGTGCGCACCTTCACCCGGCACTTCCGCTCGGAGACCGGGCTCAGCCCGGCCCAGTGGCTGCTCCAGCAGCGCACCGACCACGCCCGGCTGCTGCTGGAGACGACGGACCTCAGCGTCGAGCAGGTGGCCCGCCGGTCCGGCTTCGGCACCGCCACCGCGCTGCGGCAGCGACTGCACGGACGGGTCGGCGTCTCCCCGTCGGCGTACCGCAGGGCCTTCCGGGCCCGCGCCTGA